The Desulfobulbaceae bacterium genome window below encodes:
- the gmd gene encoding GDP-mannose 4,6-dehydratase, whose protein sequence is MSQVINQGTKVALITGVTGQDGAYLAEFLLNKGYVVHGIKRRASLFNTARVDHLYQDYHVKNCKFFLHYGDMTDSSVLIRIIQQVQPAEIYNLAAQSHVAVSFEEPEYTANTDALGTLRILEAIRILGLEKKTRFYQASTSELYGLAQESPQRETTPFYPRSPYAVAKLYAYWITVNYREAYGIYACNGILFNHESPFRGETFVTRKITRALARIKLGLQDCLYLGNLEAKRDWGHAKDYIEVQWLMLQQEHPEDFVIATGVHYSVREFVVAAAKEIGINIIWKGIGVDEKGYDSHGRCIVAVDPGYFRPAEVESLLGDATKAREKLGWKPCISFSELVAEMMREDMKAAERDALVKKHGYVVCDCHE, encoded by the coding sequence ATGTCACAAGTAATTAATCAAGGAACTAAAGTTGCGTTAATCACTGGCGTAACTGGGCAGGACGGCGCCTATCTTGCTGAATTTTTGTTGAATAAGGGCTATGTGGTGCATGGCATTAAGCGCCGTGCCTCTTTGTTCAATACCGCACGGGTAGATCATTTATATCAAGACTATCACGTCAAAAATTGTAAGTTTTTCTTGCACTATGGAGACATGACTGACTCCAGTGTGCTTATTCGTATCATCCAGCAAGTTCAGCCTGCCGAAATTTATAACCTCGCAGCCCAAAGCCACGTTGCAGTTTCCTTTGAAGAGCCTGAATATACCGCTAACACTGATGCGTTAGGGACATTGAGGATACTAGAGGCAATCCGGATCCTGGGATTGGAGAAGAAGACGCGTTTCTATCAGGCATCTACCTCTGAGCTTTACGGCTTAGCCCAAGAGAGTCCCCAGCGGGAGACAACCCCATTTTATCCTCGCAGTCCCTATGCTGTGGCCAAATTGTATGCGTATTGGATTACCGTAAATTATCGTGAAGCTTATGGGATCTATGCTTGCAACGGCATCTTGTTCAACCACGAGAGCCCCTTTCGTGGTGAAACCTTTGTTACTCGTAAAATAACACGGGCCCTGGCACGGATTAAACTTGGTCTGCAGGATTGTCTCTATCTCGGTAATCTTGAGGCTAAACGGGATTGGGGACATGCCAAGGATTACATCGAAGTGCAATGGCTGATGCTCCAGCAGGAGCATCCTGAAGATTTCGTGATTGCGACCGGTGTTCATTACTCTGTGCGGGAATTTGTGGTTGCGGCTGCCAAGGAAATCGGCATCAACATTATCTGGAAAGGTATCGGAGTAGACGAAAAAGGTTACGACAGCCATGGCAGATGCATTGTGGCGGTTGATCCCGGCTATTTTCGCCCGGCCGAGGTTGAATCGTTGCTAGGAGATGCAACCAAGGCCCGAGAGAAGTTGGGCTGGAAGCCGTGTATCTCATTCTCCGAGCTTGTTGCCGAGATGATGCGGGAAGATATGAAGGCTGCCGAGCGAGATGCCTTGGTGAAAAAACATGGCTATGTTGTGTGCGATTGTCATGAGTGA
- the gspG gene encoding type II secretion system protein GspG, producing MKKNGRFAILAQEGGFSLIELLIVMVILGLLASLVGPKMFGKLGMAKQKTAKTQIEMLMAGLDSYRLDIGKYPSSHEGLEALVSNNGSEKWKGPYLAKGVPNDPWDNPYNYQNPGEHGEVDISSYGADGQSGGDGEDADIGSWE from the coding sequence ATGAAAAAAAATGGTCGATTTGCCATTTTGGCGCAGGAGGGAGGTTTTTCTCTTATTGAATTACTGATCGTAATGGTCATCTTAGGTCTTCTTGCCTCTTTGGTCGGCCCGAAGATGTTTGGTAAGCTCGGGATGGCTAAGCAGAAGACGGCCAAGACTCAGATCGAGATGTTGATGGCCGGTCTTGATTCCTACCGTCTTGATATCGGGAAATATCCGTCCTCGCATGAGGGACTGGAAGCCTTGGTGAGCAATAACGGTTCGGAAAAATGGAAGGGTCCTTATCTGGCCAAGGGGGTCCCTAATGACCCATGGGATAATCCTTATAATTACCAGAATCCTGGTGAGCATGGGGAAGTCGATATCTCATCGTATGGCGCCGATGGCCAATCTGGTGGAGATGGAGAGGACGCGGATATCGGTAGCTGGGAGTAA
- the mltG gene encoding endolytic transglycosylase MltG, whose product MALLFAVAGLLWWWSYPDKPGPPRAETVIVDIPKGTGVAGIAHVLTGAGVVEDDIRFVLLVKVLGASRRLKAGEYAFAPGMTPRAVLDLLTSGKVVQHAITLPEGLTVAQVAEVISDGGWGSREDFLRLAADPGILARSGVEQITAEGYLFPDTYFFAKGTSLQTIITAMLRRMDLVLAEEGVGREIIRIALPVSSPAPGEPAVAPSSLLFSRHEVLTLASIIEKETALPDERPLVARVFLNRLRVGMKLQADPTVVYGLAKFGSPLTKGDLKTPNPYNTYVNRGLPIGPICNPSRTAIAAVVRPSPEDYYYFVANGDGTHYFAKTLADHNRAVSRYRKKRLSNRE is encoded by the coding sequence ATGGCACTGTTATTTGCAGTGGCTGGATTGCTCTGGTGGTGGAGCTATCCAGATAAACCCGGACCGCCCCGCGCGGAAACAGTGATCGTTGACATTCCCAAAGGTACGGGGGTGGCAGGAATTGCCCATGTTTTGACTGGGGCGGGAGTGGTTGAGGACGATATTCGTTTTGTCTTGCTAGTTAAAGTTTTGGGTGCATCCAGACGACTTAAGGCTGGAGAATATGCCTTTGCGCCCGGAATGACTCCACGGGCAGTGCTCGACCTCCTTACTTCAGGGAAAGTAGTTCAGCATGCCATCACCCTGCCAGAGGGTTTGACTGTGGCCCAGGTTGCTGAGGTCATCAGTGACGGCGGGTGGGGGAGTCGGGAAGATTTTCTTCGTTTGGCAGCTGATCCAGGGATTCTGGCACGGTCGGGAGTCGAGCAGATCACAGCAGAAGGTTATCTTTTCCCCGACACCTATTTTTTTGCCAAGGGAACCAGTCTACAAACCATCATCACCGCGATGTTGAGGCGGATGGATCTGGTGCTGGCCGAGGAGGGTGTCGGCAGGGAGATAATTCGTATCGCGCTTCCGGTTTCTTCCCCTGCGCCTGGCGAGCCTGCTGTCGCGCCGAGTTCCCTTTTGTTCAGCCGCCATGAGGTGTTGACTCTCGCCTCAATCATCGAAAAAGAAACAGCCCTGCCTGATGAGCGCCCACTAGTGGCACGGGTATTTTTGAATCGTTTGCGGGTGGGTATGAAATTGCAGGCCGATCCAACGGTTGTCTATGGTCTTGCCAAGTTCGGATCGCCTTTGACCAAGGGGGATCTTAAAACCCCAAATCCCTATAATACCTATGTCAATCGCGGGTTGCCGATCGGACCTATCTGCAATCCGAGCCGGACAGCCATTGCCGCTGTCGTGCGCCCATCGCCAGAGGATTACTACTATTTTGTTGCAAACGGTGACGGGACCCACTATTTTGCTAAGACCTTAGCGGACCATAATCGTGCGGTTTCCCGTTATCGAAAAAAAAGGTTATCAAACAGGGAGTAA
- the lon gene encoding endopeptidase La has product MSDFFDVEGQEIPDELPMMAVRDVVIFNYMIIPLFVGRPASVSAINEAMMKDKLLLLVTQKDASLDEPGADDLFRVGMVCMVMRTLKLPDGRLKVLVQALSKAKVDEVIQHEPHLIAKITVVKDEELEQISVEVEALMRTARENTEKILNLKGITSSDLMVILNNIEEPGRLADLVVSNLRLKTSESQAVLETFDPVERLKKVSEFLRKELEVSTLQAKIESVAREEMGKSQREYYLREQMHALKKELGDDDDRSAEIDELRVKIHKARMPPAVKDEANKQLKRFEMMHPEASEATIVRTYLDWIVDVPWKRGTKDKLDLKTAKEILDADHYGLEKVKERILEHLAVRKLNKTSKGPILCFVGPPGVGKTSLGRSIARAMGRKFYRLSLGGMHDEAEIRGHRRTYIGAMPGRIIQGLKTVGANNPVFMMDEVDKVGSDYRGDPSSALLEVLDPEQNSDFSDHYLNLPFDLSKVMFIVTANMSDTIPSPLLDRMEIIRLSGYTMEEKMVIAKRYLLPRQIKENGITDKQILLADSVLEQMISLYTREAGLRNLEREIGKVCRKVARKVAEGGKGPYTISERTLATYLGPPKFLPENEMDKIDQPGLATGLAWTEVGGEILYIEVSILRGKGNITLTGQLGEVMKESAQAALSFCRSKADRLKLSENYFEEVDIHIHVPAGAIPKDGPSAGVTMATALYSALCGRKVRQDIAMTGEITLRGRVLPIGGLKEKALAALRVGITTVIIPDENKKDLVEIPKDLRDKIKFVPVKNMDRILAIAFE; this is encoded by the coding sequence ATGAGCGATTTTTTTGATGTCGAGGGACAGGAAATTCCGGATGAATTGCCGATGATGGCAGTTCGTGATGTGGTGATCTTTAATTATATGATCATCCCTCTTTTTGTCGGTCGCCCAGCCTCTGTTTCTGCCATCAACGAGGCGATGATGAAGGATAAGCTACTTCTTCTGGTTACCCAGAAGGACGCTTCCTTGGATGAACCCGGGGCCGATGACCTGTTTCGGGTGGGTATGGTCTGTATGGTGATGCGGACCTTGAAGTTGCCTGATGGCAGGTTAAAGGTTTTGGTTCAAGCTTTGAGCAAGGCCAAGGTTGACGAGGTCATCCAGCACGAGCCTCATTTGATTGCCAAGATTACCGTGGTCAAGGATGAGGAGCTTGAGCAAATCTCGGTCGAGGTCGAGGCCTTGATGCGGACGGCCCGAGAAAATACCGAAAAAATTTTGAATTTAAAGGGGATCACCTCATCAGATTTGATGGTTATTCTCAATAATATCGAAGAACCTGGTCGTTTGGCTGATCTGGTTGTGTCCAACCTGAGGCTGAAGACATCTGAATCCCAAGCCGTGCTCGAGACCTTTGACCCGGTGGAACGGTTGAAGAAGGTGTCGGAATTTCTGCGCAAGGAACTTGAAGTCTCTACCCTGCAGGCCAAGATTGAATCGGTGGCCCGGGAGGAGATGGGCAAGAGTCAGCGCGAGTATTATCTCCGCGAGCAGATGCACGCCTTGAAAAAGGAGTTGGGTGACGATGATGATCGCTCTGCCGAGATAGATGAGCTGCGAGTCAAGATCCACAAGGCCCGGATGCCTCCGGCAGTGAAAGATGAGGCCAATAAGCAGCTGAAACGCTTTGAAATGATGCATCCGGAGGCGTCTGAGGCCACGATTGTCCGGACCTATCTTGATTGGATCGTTGATGTCCCTTGGAAGCGGGGTACCAAGGATAAGCTTGATTTGAAAACTGCTAAAGAGATCCTTGACGCTGACCACTACGGCCTCGAGAAAGTCAAAGAGCGCATCCTGGAGCACTTGGCAGTGCGTAAGTTAAATAAGACCTCCAAGGGTCCGATCCTCTGTTTCGTTGGTCCGCCAGGTGTTGGTAAGACTTCCCTGGGGCGATCGATTGCCCGGGCCATGGGCCGGAAATTCTATCGTCTCTCTCTTGGTGGGATGCACGATGAGGCCGAGATTCGTGGTCATCGGCGAACCTATATCGGGGCCATGCCAGGACGGATCATTCAGGGACTGAAGACGGTTGGCGCCAATAATCCGGTATTTATGATGGATGAGGTGGACAAGGTCGGCTCCGACTACCGGGGTGATCCCTCGTCCGCGCTGCTTGAAGTACTCGATCCCGAGCAGAATTCCGATTTTTCTGATCACTACCTGAATCTGCCCTTTGATCTGTCTAAGGTTATGTTCATTGTCACTGCCAATATGTCGGACACTATCCCTTCGCCGCTTCTTGACCGGATGGAGATTATCCGGCTCTCCGGCTATACCATGGAGGAGAAGATGGTGATCGCTAAGCGCTATCTCCTGCCCCGCCAGATCAAGGAGAACGGGATTACCGACAAACAGATTCTCTTGGCCGATTCAGTCCTTGAGCAGATGATCAGCCTGTACACCAGGGAAGCTGGTTTGCGAAATCTGGAGCGAGAGATAGGTAAGGTATGTCGTAAGGTGGCCCGGAAGGTGGCCGAGGGGGGGAAGGGTCCTTATACCATTTCGGAACGGACGCTGGCTACATACCTTGGTCCGCCGAAATTTTTGCCTGAAAACGAGATGGACAAGATTGACCAGCCAGGGTTGGCAACCGGCCTGGCTTGGACCGAGGTCGGGGGAGAGATTCTCTATATCGAGGTTTCGATCTTGAGGGGCAAGGGCAATATTACCTTGACCGGCCAATTGGGTGAAGTGATGAAAGAATCTGCCCAGGCGGCGCTCAGCTTCTGCCGCTCGAAGGCTGACCGTCTGAAATTATCTGAAAACTATTTTGAAGAGGTCGATATTCATATTCATGTCCCTGCCGGGGCGATCCCCAAGGACGGACCTTCTGCAGGCGTGACCATGGCCACGGCCTTGTATTCAGCTCTTTGCGGTCGAAAGGTCCGGCAGGATATCGCTATGACCGGGGAAATAACCTTGCGTGGACGGGTGTTGCCGATTGGGGGACTTAAGGAAAAGGCCCTGGCCGCATTGCGGGTTGGAATCACCACGGTCATTATTCCTGATGAGAATAAGAAGGATTTGGTAGAGATCCCTAAAGACCTGCGGGATAAGATTAAATTTGTGCCGGTGAAGAACATGGACCGGATTCTTGCTATTGCCTTTGAGTGA